Below is a genomic region from uncultured Sunxiuqinia sp..
GGGTGTGATTGGATCTCCGGGATGATCAACATGAAAGAAGTTGTCGACCACTCCGACAACGGTCATTGGCTTGCCGTTGAAATCAATTTGTTTGCCAACCAGATTCTCGGTGTGTAATAATTCTGCAGCACTTTGGTTAAGGATGATGGTATTTTTATCAGCTTCTCCTTCGCGGAAAAACCATCCGTTTTGAAGATGAAATTGCATGGTCTCGCAAAATCCGGGATGAATGCGGTATTCATCAACAGCTGACGATTTATCGGTGCTGCCAAATAATTTGATGGTTTGTCCGGAGCCGCCTCCCCCCATTCGAGCTTGTGACGAGGCTACTTCTTTTACAAAAGGGAGCTGGCGCAAATCATCTTCAATACTGGTGTATTTTCTTCTCATGGAAGAACTGTAACTGTTAAATCCAACGACTCCCTGTGGGTTGAATCCGAGCGGCATATTTTTCAGGTAATTTACCTGCGACTGAACGATAAACAACGAACTAATCAGGAAAACGGTGATGCTAAACTGAACCAACACAGAAGCCATCGAAAGGCGATTTTTACGTTTTATCTGTCCGGTCTTTCCTTTCAAGCCATTTACTAAATTGAGTTTCGCCAAATAAAAACTTGGATAAGCTCCGGAAATCAAAACAACCACTGCCAGAATTACTAAACTTAAAAGAAGTCCGGTTGGTGTAAGCAAGTCAGAAAATTCCAACGGGCGTTGCATAAGGTGTGCAAAACTGGGCTGCACAAAGAATAGAAGCACCAATGCTAACAAAAATGCAATCACCCCAATGATCCCGGTTTCGGTGTAAAACATGCGCGTGATGATACCAACATCGGCACCGATCGATTTTCGGGAAGCGATCTCGGAAATCCGTTTTTCGCCATGAAGAATGTACAAATTCAGAAAGTTGATCAGGGCAATTAGCAAAATAAAAACAGCGATGCCAATCACAATTCCGATACTCGTTAAATTTGCCTTTTGCGACAAATCGAAATCCACTTTTGTATGAAGATGAAGGTCTTTTAACAACTCAACGCCCGAGTGCACTTCTGCATCCATTCCTTCTTTCCACGGTTCCATCAGCCGATTATTAACTTGACTGATTTTCTCGCCAACCACCATCGGATCTGCTTTTTGATCGATCAGGTAATAAGAGAAAAACTCCAGCCCCCCGTAATTTCCCGGATGCAAGGTTTTCATAGAGGCCAGTAAATCAAAATTAAAGTGGGTTGTTTTAGGCAGATCTTCCATCACGCCAGAAATAAGAAATGGCTCGTCAGAAATAAGAATATTTTTTCCAATACAGTCAATCGTTTGAAAAATTTTAAGTGCAGTGGATTCTGAAAGTACCACCGTATTTTCTCCTTTCAACGCATCGGCTTTGTTTCCAACCAGCAACTCTTGTCCGAAAACCTCAAAAAATCCCGGATCGGCATAAAGCAGGTTTACCTTTTGAAATTGATCTTCCTGTTGCTTTACATTCACATCCCACCCGCGAAAAATCTGGGTAGCGGCTTCAACTTCCGGAATTTGTGACGGGATGTCGGTGTATGACTTTCGCAAACAAATGCCATAAATCGTATTTTCGCCATTTTCTTTCAAATCGTTGTAAAGCCGCACCACGCGGTCTTTGGTTTTGAAATGCTGATCGAAGCTGATTTCATTATTCAAATACACTAGTAACAATAAAACGGCAGCCAGTCCAATAGCCAGACTAGGGAGGCTAATAAAAATCAGCATCGGATTCCGTTTCAACATCCGAAATGTAAAACGCAAATTTCTCATGGCATTAAATTTTCAATTACAATAACACTTCTCCGAGTTGCTTTTTTACCTCTTCCGTAATGATTTGTCCGTCGAACAGATTCACTACGCGGTGGGCAAATTCAGAGTCATGCAACGAGTGAGTCACCATCACAATCGTAGTTCCTTCACGATTCAGTTCAGTAAGAAGATTCATCACTTCCATACCGTTTTTCGAGTCGAGGTTACCGGTTGGCTCATCCGCCAAAATCAGCTTAGGATTAGCTACCACGGCACGGGCAATGGCTACACGTTGCTGCTGTCCTCCTGACAATTGTTGAGGAAAATGTTTCCGGCGATGGCTGATTCTCATGCGCTCCAGCACTTTTTCGACCATGGCTTTACGCTCACTGGCTTTCAACTTCAGGTAGATGAGCGGCAACTCTACGTTTTCGTATACATTTAGCTCATCAATCAGGTTAAAGCTTTGAAATACGAAGCCGATGTTGCCTTTACGCAACTGGGTTCGGTTGCGTTCTTTCAACTGACCCACTTCTTTGCCATCGAAAAAATACTCTCCACCCGAAGGATTGTCAAGTAAGCCAATAATATTGAGCAAAGTTGACTTTCCACATCCAGATGGCCCCATAATGGCTACAAACTCGCCTTTCTGCACATGCAGGCTGACTTGATTCAACGCACTGGTTTCAATATCTTCCGTGCGAAATACTTTGGTTAAGTTGACTGTTTTTATCATGATAAAAATACGTTGGGGCATAGAGCTGAGAGCCAAGAAAACCCTTTACTCATGCTTTTAAAATTTATTATTGAAACTTATTCTATC
It encodes:
- a CDS encoding ABC transporter permease — its product is MRNLRFTFRMLKRNPMLIFISLPSLAIGLAAVLLLLVYLNNEISFDQHFKTKDRVVRLYNDLKENGENTIYGICLRKSYTDIPSQIPEVEAATQIFRGWDVNVKQQEDQFQKVNLLYADPGFFEVFGQELLVGNKADALKGENTVVLSESTALKIFQTIDCIGKNILISDEPFLISGVMEDLPKTTHFNFDLLASMKTLHPGNYGGLEFFSYYLIDQKADPMVVGEKISQVNNRLMEPWKEGMDAEVHSGVELLKDLHLHTKVDFDLSQKANLTSIGIVIGIAVFILLIALINFLNLYILHGEKRISEIASRKSIGADVGIITRMFYTETGIIGVIAFLLALVLLFFVQPSFAHLMQRPLEFSDLLTPTGLLLSLVILAVVVLISGAYPSFYLAKLNLVNGLKGKTGQIKRKNRLSMASVLVQFSITVFLISSLFIVQSQVNYLKNMPLGFNPQGVVGFNSYSSSMRRKYTSIEDDLRQLPFVKEVASSQARMGGGGSGQTIKLFGSTDKSSAVDEYRIHPGFCETMQFHLQNGWFFREGEADKNTIILNQSAAELLHTENLVGKQIDFNGKPMTVVGVVDNFFHVDHPGDPITPLILTNYTNYAYHCYIRTGSNLTFAQLSQVAAILKQYDPEYIFSSYELNDVYTAKFESENRVMNLVKSGTWLAILISFVGLVSLSLLNVNRRRKEIGIRKVVGSSISEVMFSIVRQYILLVLASTLLAALPAYLLMQEWLKNFSERIPLQASYFLLSGLFALVIALLAVSFQSWKAATRNPVEALRYE
- a CDS encoding ABC transporter ATP-binding protein, which codes for MIKTVNLTKVFRTEDIETSALNQVSLHVQKGEFVAIMGPSGCGKSTLLNIIGLLDNPSGGEYFFDGKEVGQLKERNRTQLRKGNIGFVFQSFNLIDELNVYENVELPLIYLKLKASERKAMVEKVLERMRISHRRKHFPQQLSGGQQQRVAIARAVVANPKLILADEPTGNLDSKNGMEVMNLLTELNREGTTIVMVTHSLHDSEFAHRVVNLFDGQIITEEVKKQLGEVLL